One segment of Agromyces albus DNA contains the following:
- a CDS encoding DUF3499 family protein, which yields MRRCSRTACTADAVATLTFDYADSMAVLGPLALTREPHGYDLCARHADRTSAPKGWQVVRHVSLGEVGFKA from the coding sequence ATGAGACGTTGTTCGCGCACCGCATGCACCGCAGACGCGGTGGCGACACTCACCTTCGACTACGCCGACTCGATGGCGGTGCTCGGCCCGTTGGCGCTCACCCGCGAACCGCACGGCTACGACCTCTGCGCCCGCCATGCCGACCGCACCTCGGCCCCCAAGGGCTGGCAGGTCGTGCGGCACGTTTCGCTCGGTGAGGTAGGTTTCAAGGCATGA
- the mtrA gene encoding MtrAB system response regulator MtrA produces MNPRVLVVDDDTALAEMIGIVLRTEGFEPAFCADGTGALAAFRETKPDLVLLDLMLPGIDGIEVCGRIRAESGTPIIMLTAKSDTTDVVKGLESGADDYMVKPFNPKELVARIRTRLRPAPDPATDTLGIGDLIIDAAGHEVRRGDEQINLTPLEFDLLHTLASKPQQVFTREMLLEQVWGYHYKADTRLVNVHVQRLRAKVEHDPDNPRIVMTVRGVGYRAGATT; encoded by the coding sequence ATGAACCCACGCGTACTCGTCGTCGATGACGACACGGCCCTCGCGGAGATGATCGGCATCGTGCTGCGCACCGAGGGCTTCGAGCCGGCGTTCTGCGCCGACGGCACGGGTGCGCTCGCCGCGTTCCGGGAGACGAAGCCCGACCTCGTGCTGCTCGACCTCATGCTTCCGGGCATCGACGGCATCGAGGTGTGCGGTCGCATCCGCGCCGAGTCCGGCACGCCGATCATCATGCTCACCGCGAAGTCCGACACGACCGACGTCGTGAAGGGGCTCGAGTCGGGCGCCGACGACTACATGGTGAAGCCGTTCAACCCGAAGGAGCTCGTCGCCCGCATCCGCACGCGCCTGCGGCCGGCACCAGATCCCGCCACCGACACCCTCGGCATCGGCGACCTCATCATCGACGCGGCCGGCCACGAGGTGCGACGCGGCGACGAGCAGATCAACCTCACGCCGCTCGAGTTCGACCTGCTCCACACGCTCGCGTCGAAGCCGCAGCAGGTGTTCACCCGCGAGATGCTCCTCGAGCAGGTGTGGGGCTACCACTACAAGGCCGACACCCGGCTCGTGAACGTGCACGTGCAGCGGCTCCGCGCGAAGGTCGAGCACGATCCCGACAACCCGCGCATCGTCATGACCGTGCGCGGCGTCGGCTACCGGGCCGGCGCGACCACCTAG
- a CDS encoding AAA family ATPase, protein MTDTTALTDEELRAALNRVRTEVGKAVVGQDGAVTGLIIALLTRGHVLLEGVPGVAKTLLVRTLSRTLRLDTRRLQFTPDLMPGDVTGSLAYDPRSGEFAFREGPVFTNILLADEINRTPPKTQSALLEAMEERQVSADGVTRPLPDTFLVAATQNPIEYEGTYTLPEAQLDRFLLKLVLDVPERDAEVSLLRRHADGFDPHDLAAAGVQPVLGAAELAAARAAASAVRVSDDVLAYVVDLARATRRSPSMRLGVSPRGATGLLAAAKAWAWLTGYDSVTPDHVQAMLLPVWRHRVQLRPEAELEGVSVDAVLRSIVQQVQVPL, encoded by the coding sequence ATGACCGATACCACCGCGCTCACCGACGAGGAGCTCCGCGCCGCGCTGAATCGCGTGCGCACCGAGGTCGGCAAGGCCGTCGTCGGGCAGGACGGCGCCGTGACCGGCCTCATCATCGCCCTGCTCACCCGTGGCCACGTGCTGCTCGAGGGCGTGCCTGGCGTCGCCAAGACGCTGCTCGTGCGCACGCTCAGCCGAACGCTGCGGCTCGACACGCGCCGTTTGCAGTTCACCCCCGACCTCATGCCGGGAGACGTCACCGGATCGCTCGCCTACGACCCACGTTCGGGCGAGTTCGCGTTCCGAGAGGGGCCGGTGTTCACGAACATCCTGCTCGCCGACGAGATCAACCGCACGCCGCCGAAGACGCAGTCCGCGCTGCTCGAGGCGATGGAGGAGCGTCAGGTCTCCGCCGACGGCGTCACCCGGCCGCTCCCCGACACGTTCCTCGTCGCGGCCACGCAGAACCCGATCGAGTACGAGGGCACCTACACGCTCCCCGAGGCGCAGCTCGACCGCTTCCTGCTGAAGCTCGTGCTCGACGTGCCCGAGCGCGACGCCGAGGTGTCGCTCCTGCGCCGTCACGCCGACGGGTTCGATCCGCACGACCTCGCCGCGGCGGGGGTCCAGCCGGTGCTGGGAGCGGCCGAGCTCGCTGCGGCACGGGCTGCGGCATCCGCGGTGCGCGTCTCCGACGATGTGCTGGCCTACGTCGTCGACCTCGCGCGGGCGACCCGCCGGAGCCCGTCGATGCGGCTCGGCGTGAGCCCGCGCGGCGCGACGGGCCTGCTCGCTGCCGCGAAGGCGTGGGCCTGGCTCACCGGATACGACTCCGTCACCCCAGACCACGTGCAGGCGATGCTGCTGCCCGTGTGGCGGCACCGGGTGCAGTTGCGCCCCGAGGCGGAGCTCGAGGGCGTCTCGGTCGATGCCGTGCTCCGCAGCATCGTGCAGCAGGTGCAGGTGCCGCTCTGA
- a CDS encoding DUF4129 domain-containing protein, whose protein sequence is MVLTSLGATPLDPDAPEARRWLLDELSKTEYLNAEPNAFDLAMEAIRDWIASLFEGAGGLPAPILTLLAVLLVIVLVVVGLLVFGVPRLRRRRRTLAPLFDDHDRRDLATLRRSALAAAAAGDWPLAIEERFRAIVRGIVERDLVRVHPGTTARGFTDAAALPFPEHAAALHAAAAEFDGVRYLGRDGSQGAYERLTALERDLSASAPADEWAEAEEASR, encoded by the coding sequence GTGGTCCTGACCTCGCTCGGCGCCACCCCACTCGATCCCGACGCGCCCGAGGCGCGCCGGTGGCTCCTCGACGAACTCTCGAAGACCGAGTACCTCAATGCCGAGCCGAACGCGTTCGACCTCGCGATGGAAGCCATTCGCGACTGGATCGCGAGCCTGTTCGAGGGAGCCGGCGGCCTGCCCGCTCCGATCCTGACGCTGCTGGCCGTGCTTCTCGTCATCGTGCTGGTCGTCGTCGGACTGCTCGTCTTCGGAGTTCCTCGACTGCGCCGCCGGCGTCGCACGCTCGCACCGCTGTTCGACGACCACGACCGCCGCGACCTCGCGACGCTGCGCCGATCCGCGCTCGCTGCCGCAGCGGCGGGCGATTGGCCGCTCGCGATCGAGGAACGGTTCCGCGCCATTGTGCGCGGCATCGTCGAGCGCGATCTCGTGCGCGTGCACCCGGGCACCACGGCACGCGGGTTCACGGATGCCGCGGCACTGCCCTTCCCCGAACACGCCGCGGCGCTCCACGCCGCGGCCGCCGAGTTCGACGGGGTTCGCTACCTCGGCCGTGACGGATCTCAAGGCGCCTACGAGCGCCTCACCGCGCTCGAGCGCGATCTCAGCGCGTCCGCCCCCGCCGACGAGTGGGCCGAGGCCGAGGAGGCGTCGCGGTGA
- the ahcY gene encoding adenosylhomocysteinase, whose protein sequence is MDAAVTTALPFKVADLSLAEAGRHQLRLAENEMPGLMALREQFGASRPLSGARIAGSLHMTVQTAVLIETLVALGAQVRWASCNIFSTQDEAAAAVVVGPTGTVDAPAGVPVFAWKGESLEEYWWCTDRIFDWSAEAGASGADWIGPNMILDDGGDATMLVHHGREFEAAGAVPATTDDASAEYRVVLDALRRSLELTPDRWTRIAAELKGVTEETTTGVHRLYELHANGALLFPAINVNDSVTKSKFDNKYGIRHSLPDGLNRATDVLIGGKVAFVAGYGDVGKGAAEALRGQGARVIVSEVDPICALQAAMDGYQVSRLESVIGEIDILVTGTGNKDVVRVEHLLGLKHLAVVANVGHFDNEIDMAALESLPGAERIEIKPQVHEWRLPTGRSVLVLSEGRLMNLGNATGHPSFVMSNSFTNQVLAQIELYTRPEAYPIGVYVLPKHLDEKVARLHLDALGVELTELSPEQASYIGVPVEGPYKVDHYRY, encoded by the coding sequence ATGGATGCCGCCGTCACCACCGCCCTCCCGTTCAAGGTCGCCGACCTCTCGCTCGCCGAGGCCGGACGCCACCAGCTCCGCCTCGCAGAGAACGAGATGCCCGGCCTGATGGCCCTGCGCGAGCAGTTCGGCGCATCGAGGCCGCTCTCGGGAGCGCGCATCGCCGGCAGCCTGCACATGACGGTGCAGACGGCGGTGCTCATCGAGACCCTCGTCGCGCTGGGCGCACAGGTGCGCTGGGCGAGCTGCAACATCTTCTCGACGCAAGACGAGGCGGCGGCGGCGGTCGTCGTCGGACCGACCGGAACGGTCGACGCTCCTGCAGGAGTTCCGGTGTTCGCCTGGAAGGGCGAGTCGCTCGAGGAGTACTGGTGGTGCACCGATCGCATCTTCGACTGGAGCGCCGAGGCCGGGGCATCCGGAGCCGACTGGATCGGCCCCAACATGATCCTCGACGACGGCGGCGACGCCACCATGCTCGTGCACCATGGGCGCGAGTTCGAGGCGGCCGGCGCCGTGCCCGCGACAACGGATGACGCGAGCGCCGAGTACCGCGTCGTGCTCGATGCCCTGCGCCGCTCGCTCGAACTCACCCCCGATCGCTGGACCCGCATCGCCGCCGAGCTGAAGGGCGTCACTGAAGAGACCACGACGGGCGTCCACCGCCTCTACGAGCTGCACGCGAACGGCGCGCTCCTCTTCCCGGCCATCAACGTCAACGACTCGGTCACGAAGTCGAAGTTCGACAACAAGTACGGCATCCGCCACTCGCTGCCCGATGGGCTCAACCGCGCGACCGACGTGCTCATCGGCGGCAAGGTGGCATTCGTCGCCGGGTACGGCGACGTCGGCAAGGGCGCGGCGGAGGCACTCCGCGGCCAGGGTGCCCGGGTCATCGTCAGCGAGGTCGACCCCATCTGCGCGCTGCAGGCCGCGATGGACGGCTACCAGGTCTCCCGGCTCGAGTCGGTCATCGGCGAGATCGACATCCTCGTCACGGGCACCGGCAACAAAGACGTCGTGCGTGTCGAGCACCTCCTCGGCCTCAAGCACCTCGCCGTCGTGGCGAATGTGGGCCACTTCGACAACGAGATCGACATGGCCGCTCTCGAGTCGCTGCCGGGCGCCGAGCGCATCGAGATCAAGCCGCAGGTGCACGAGTGGCGCCTGCCCACAGGGCGCAGCGTGCTCGTGCTCTCCGAGGGGCGGCTCATGAACCTCGGCAACGCCACTGGGCATCCGTCGTTCGTGATGTCGAACTCCTTCACGAACCAGGTGCTCGCGCAGATCGAGCTGTACACGCGGCCCGAGGCGTACCCGATCGGCGTCTACGTGCTGCCGAAGCACCTCGACGAGAAGGTCGCGCGCCTGCATCTCGACGCGCTCGGCGTCGAGCTCACCGAGCTCTCGCCCGAGCAGGCGTCGTACATCGGCGTGCCGGTCGAGGGCCCGTACAAGGTCGACCACTACCGGTACTGA
- a CDS encoding stage II sporulation protein M — protein sequence MDLDALASARHDDWERLDALAKSRRLGGAEADELIERYQAAASDLSLVQTTAGSTALGDRLSISLARARLKFTGVPENPLRQLTRFALMSLPAALYRLRWLTLAVALATFAVAALYAWWIGGDPRVLSTLGTEEEFRHIAEEGFVAYYSENPAASFAGAVWTNNAWIAAQCVAFGILGVWVPWIILQNAQSLGITAAIMFAYDEADTFFLYIAPHGLLELTCVFVAAAAGLRIFWAWVAPGPRSRGVALAEDARSLFSVAIGLVFFLFVSGIIEGFVTPARWPWPVKIGIGVLALGGFLAYMLVLGRRAWRAGETGDLVEFDSGATRIVSG from the coding sequence ATGGACCTCGATGCGCTCGCCTCCGCCCGTCACGACGACTGGGAGCGGCTCGACGCGCTCGCGAAGTCGCGCCGGCTCGGCGGGGCCGAGGCCGACGAGCTCATCGAGCGGTATCAGGCCGCGGCATCCGATCTCTCGCTCGTGCAGACGACGGCGGGCTCGACCGCGCTCGGCGACCGGTTGTCGATCTCGCTCGCGCGGGCGCGCCTGAAGTTCACCGGGGTTCCCGAGAACCCGCTGCGGCAGCTCACGCGTTTTGCCCTCATGAGCCTTCCTGCCGCCCTCTATCGCTTGCGGTGGCTGACCCTCGCCGTCGCTCTCGCGACCTTCGCCGTCGCCGCGCTCTATGCATGGTGGATCGGCGGCGACCCGCGGGTGCTCTCGACGCTCGGCACCGAAGAGGAATTCCGCCACATCGCCGAGGAGGGCTTCGTCGCCTACTACTCGGAGAACCCCGCGGCGTCGTTCGCCGGCGCCGTCTGGACGAACAACGCCTGGATCGCCGCGCAATGCGTCGCGTTCGGCATCCTCGGCGTGTGGGTCCCGTGGATCATCCTGCAGAACGCGCAGAGCCTCGGCATCACAGCGGCCATCATGTTCGCCTACGACGAGGCCGACACGTTCTTCCTCTACATCGCGCCGCACGGGCTCCTCGAGCTCACGTGCGTCTTCGTCGCAGCGGCCGCCGGGCTCCGCATCTTCTGGGCGTGGGTCGCGCCCGGGCCGAGGTCGCGCGGCGTCGCACTCGCCGAAGACGCGCGCTCGCTCTTCAGCGTCGCGATCGGGCTCGTGTTCTTCCTCTTCGTCTCCGGCATCATCGAGGGCTTCGTCACGCCGGCGCGGTGGCCATGGCCCGTGAAGATCGGCATCGGCGTGCTCGCCCTCGGCGGGTTCCTCGCCTACATGCTCGTGCTCGGCCGCCGCGCGTGGCGAGCCGGTGAGACCGGCGACCTCGTCGAGTTCGACTCCGGGGCGACGCGCATCGTCTCGGGCTGA
- a CDS encoding RDD family protein, translating to MAEATVADRRVARFDDEGVLTGEAVTLDVRPASALMRAGGTAIDVLVSMLLIVGLLLALGELSVDEAAFRAIMIAGIVTCIVVIPTAVETATHGRSLGKLALGLRVVRDDGGAAGFRHAFIRALTGVIEIYMTVGGLAVLIGFLNPSSKRLGDLLAGTHAQVERVPHLPSTAFGVPSELASWSTIADVARLPDPLARRVAAFFQNAEHLVPESRARIAAALAAEVMPFVSPVPNAPAERFLAGVAALRRERDLTALELERARMSTLAPVLDATPNGFPER from the coding sequence ATGGCCGAAGCGACCGTCGCCGACCGCAGGGTCGCCCGATTCGACGACGAGGGCGTGCTCACGGGCGAGGCCGTCACGCTCGACGTGCGACCGGCGAGCGCCCTCATGCGAGCGGGGGGCACCGCAATCGACGTGCTCGTGTCGATGCTGCTCATCGTGGGCCTGCTGCTCGCGCTCGGGGAGCTCTCGGTCGACGAGGCGGCGTTCCGCGCGATCATGATCGCCGGCATCGTGACGTGCATCGTCGTGATTCCCACCGCCGTCGAGACGGCGACGCACGGGCGCTCGCTCGGCAAGCTCGCGCTCGGCCTCCGGGTCGTGCGAGACGACGGCGGCGCGGCGGGATTCCGGCACGCGTTCATCCGCGCACTCACGGGGGTCATCGAGATCTACATGACGGTCGGTGGACTCGCCGTGCTCATCGGCTTCCTGAACCCGTCGTCGAAGCGCCTCGGCGACCTGCTCGCGGGCACGCACGCGCAAGTCGAGCGAGTGCCCCACCTGCCGTCGACGGCGTTCGGGGTTCCCTCCGAGCTCGCGTCGTGGTCGACGATCGCCGATGTCGCTCGCCTGCCCGACCCGCTCGCTCGTCGCGTCGCCGCGTTCTTCCAGAACGCGGAGCACCTCGTGCCCGAGAGTCGTGCGCGCATCGCCGCCGCCCTCGCCGCCGAGGTCATGCCCTTCGTGTCGCCGGTGCCGAATGCCCCGGCCGAGCGCTTCCTCGCGGGTGTCGCTGCACTCCGTCGCGAACGCGACCTCACCGCGCTCGAGCTCGAGCGCGCGCGCATGTCGACGCTCGCGCCCGTGCTCGACGCGACGCCGAACGGGTTCCCGGAGCGCTGA
- a CDS encoding phosphomannomutase/phosphoglucomutase, protein MSPAAPSEARARLNAIVKAYDVRGIVGEGLTEASVEALGAAFVDEVEADGDRVVVGHDMRDSSPAFAEAFARGATRRGADVVAIGLCSTDETYFASGSMNAPAAMFTASHNPAAYNGIKFSRAGAQGISLDTGLAAIRDRAGDYLEQGIADASVSGSVVHADVLADYAAYLRSLVDLSSVRPMKIVVDAGNGMGGLTVPAVLGDAAGLPVLPFEIVPLYFELDGTFPNHEANPLDPANLVDLQRAVVEHGANLGLAFDGDADRCFVIDERGGAVDPSAIAAIVALREIDRVRAAGEDDVSVIHNLITSRFVPETIEEAGATPVRTRVGHSLIKDQMRLTGAVFGGEHSAHYYFRDFWGADNGMLAAMHVLAEFGAEGGRLSTLAARFTPYALSGEINSTVTDVPAAYTRIVEAFTGRADFDEFDGLTVEGLTDESEPFWWFNVRPSNTEPLLRLNVEGADAATMAAIRDEVLELIRGVPRGA, encoded by the coding sequence ATGAGTCCGGCTGCACCCTCCGAGGCACGAGCGCGCCTCAATGCCATCGTGAAGGCCTACGACGTGCGGGGAATCGTGGGGGAGGGCCTCACCGAGGCATCCGTCGAGGCGCTCGGCGCGGCATTCGTCGACGAGGTCGAAGCCGACGGCGACCGGGTCGTCGTCGGCCACGACATGCGCGACTCGTCGCCCGCCTTCGCCGAGGCCTTCGCGCGCGGCGCCACGCGGCGCGGCGCCGATGTCGTGGCGATCGGCCTGTGCTCGACCGACGAGACCTACTTCGCATCGGGGTCGATGAACGCTCCCGCGGCCATGTTCACGGCGAGCCACAACCCGGCGGCCTACAACGGCATCAAGTTCTCCCGTGCCGGCGCCCAGGGCATCTCGCTCGACACCGGGCTCGCCGCGATCCGCGACCGCGCCGGCGACTACCTCGAGCAGGGAATCGCGGATGCCTCGGTGAGCGGCTCGGTCGTCCACGCCGACGTGCTCGCCGATTACGCCGCCTACCTCCGCTCGCTCGTCGACCTGAGCTCCGTGCGGCCGATGAAGATCGTCGTCGATGCGGGTAACGGCATGGGCGGCCTCACGGTGCCGGCCGTCCTCGGCGACGCCGCAGGTCTTCCGGTGCTGCCGTTTGAGATCGTTCCCCTCTACTTCGAGCTCGACGGCACGTTCCCGAACCACGAGGCGAACCCGCTCGACCCGGCGAACCTCGTCGACCTGCAGCGTGCGGTCGTCGAGCACGGTGCCAATCTCGGGCTCGCCTTCGACGGCGACGCCGACCGGTGCTTCGTCATCGACGAGCGCGGCGGCGCCGTCGACCCGTCGGCCATCGCCGCCATCGTCGCGCTTCGCGAGATCGATCGCGTGCGCGCGGCCGGCGAAGACGACGTGAGCGTCATCCACAACCTGATCACCTCGCGATTCGTGCCCGAGACGATCGAGGAGGCCGGTGCGACGCCCGTGCGCACCCGAGTCGGCCACTCGCTCATCAAAGACCAGATGCGGCTCACCGGGGCGGTCTTCGGCGGCGAGCATTCGGCGCACTACTACTTCCGCGACTTCTGGGGCGCCGACAACGGCATGCTCGCCGCGATGCACGTGCTCGCGGAGTTCGGTGCAGAGGGCGGCCGGCTCTCCACGCTCGCGGCCCGCTTCACGCCCTATGCCCTCTCGGGCGAGATCAACTCGACCGTCACCGATGTCCCCGCGGCATACACCCGCATCGTCGAGGCGTTCACCGGCCGGGCCGACTTCGACGAGTTCGACGGGCTCACCGTCGAGGGCCTCACCGACGAGAGCGAACCGTTCTGGTGGTTCAACGTGCGGCCGTCGAACACCGAGCCGCTGCTCCGGCTGAACGTCGAGGGGGCGGATGCCGCGACGATGGCCGCCATCCGCGATGAGGTGTTGGAACTCATCCGCGGGGTCCCGCGCGGCGCGTAG
- a CDS encoding DUF58 domain-containing protein, with amino-acid sequence MTISGRFALLLALGVVPVVAAGVSGAAEAWVALAGWLTLALGAGVLDVSLAASPRRVALGRDLPDRVRLGETVTAELTVRNLGSRMLRATVRDGWEPSAGLAGPNRTVLQVPPGERRRMALQLTPWRRGDRRVGQVTVRSAGPLGLWSRQATLAAPGRIRVLPPFHSRVHLPSRLTRLRELEGRTPLLIRGQGTEFDSIREYVRGDDVRSIDWRATARHADPEVPGGMRLMVRTWRPERDRRIVIVADTSRTAAARIADEPRLDTAFEASLLLAALASHAGDRVDFLAWDRRLRGRVHGASGPELLARMVDTMAGIDAELIEADWSSVPGQVRRVTSRRALVVLLTAADSPGSSRGLLSMLPQLTARHTVIVASVTDPALVEAGGARGDLEEVYRAAAAERGLIDTARVAAAIRRLGALTVSAPPHELPPALADRYLDLKASGQL; translated from the coding sequence ATGACGATCTCCGGTCGGTTCGCGCTCCTCCTCGCGCTCGGCGTCGTACCTGTCGTCGCCGCGGGCGTCTCCGGCGCGGCCGAAGCATGGGTCGCACTCGCCGGATGGCTCACCCTCGCGCTCGGCGCAGGGGTGCTCGACGTCTCGCTCGCGGCGTCGCCCCGGCGCGTCGCGCTCGGCCGGGACCTGCCCGACCGGGTGCGGCTGGGCGAGACGGTCACCGCGGAACTCACGGTCCGCAATCTCGGGAGTCGGATGCTGCGTGCCACCGTGCGCGACGGGTGGGAACCTTCGGCGGGCCTCGCCGGGCCGAATCGCACCGTGCTGCAGGTGCCTCCGGGCGAACGTCGACGGATGGCGCTGCAGCTCACTCCGTGGCGCCGCGGGGACCGTCGCGTGGGGCAGGTGACCGTGCGCTCGGCGGGTCCCCTCGGCCTGTGGTCGCGGCAGGCGACGCTCGCGGCCCCCGGACGCATCCGCGTGCTGCCGCCGTTCCACTCCCGCGTGCACCTGCCGTCGCGGCTCACGCGGCTGCGCGAGCTCGAGGGGCGCACGCCCCTGCTGATCCGCGGCCAGGGCACGGAGTTCGACTCGATCCGCGAGTACGTGCGCGGCGACGACGTGCGATCGATCGACTGGCGTGCGACGGCGCGCCATGCCGACCCCGAGGTGCCCGGCGGCATGCGGCTCATGGTGCGCACCTGGCGGCCCGAACGCGACCGCCGCATCGTGATCGTCGCCGACACCTCGCGCACGGCGGCCGCCCGCATCGCCGACGAACCCCGTCTCGACACGGCGTTCGAGGCATCCCTCCTGCTCGCCGCCCTCGCCTCGCACGCCGGCGACCGGGTCGACTTCCTCGCGTGGGACCGCCGCCTCCGCGGACGCGTGCACGGCGCGAGCGGCCCAGAACTGCTCGCGCGCATGGTCGACACGATGGCCGGCATCGACGCCGAGCTCATCGAGGCCGACTGGTCGTCGGTACCCGGCCAGGTGCGGCGGGTGACGAGCCGACGTGCCCTCGTCGTGCTGCTCACCGCGGCCGACTCCCCCGGCAGCTCCCGCGGGCTGCTCTCGATGCTGCCGCAGCTCACCGCCCGGCACACGGTGATCGTCGCGTCCGTGACCGACCCTGCGCTCGTCGAGGCCGGTGGCGCTCGCGGCGATCTCGAGGAGGTCTACCGCGCGGCCGCCGCCGAGCGCGGCCTCATTGACACCGCGCGCGTGGCCGCCGCGATCCGGCGCCTCGGCGCCCTCACGGTCAGCGCCCCTCCGCACGAGCTGCCGCCGGCGCTCGCGGATCGCTACCTCGACCTGAAGGCCTCAGGACAGCTCTGA
- a CDS encoding DUF4350 domain-containing protein encodes MSGGPSAAAVADRPGSAGSAGAPAEQATDAATATTPTFRAFVRRRRIWIVFAAVLVLGAVVVLAIQGGVRPPGVALGTDNPAPLGAMALVEVLRDHGVSVTESRSLDSAVDAADRGATVVLYDEFALLDESRLDRLSRAAERLVVVEPGFSALEVLAPGVRLAGVASGPIDDVACDLPAAERARGLGDGQRLLTVDDDARAAGWQGCFRDEEFGFALVSGEGDDGGQVTLVAATTVFANESIDEAGNAALAIGLTGASDELVWYLPGPGDADATEAPTIAELTPGWVSPVMVLLIAVVIAAGISRGRRFGPLVTENLPVHVPAGETSEGRARLYARSAARVRALDQLRIGAIGRIIEALKLPRSAELGAVTDAAARATGRDEASVRRLLVDAEPGDDRGLVELAAELDVLEHEVRDTLRPPSAGRAGHTDPADPADSTDPAGRRP; translated from the coding sequence GTGAGCGGCGGCCCATCGGCCGCGGCGGTCGCCGATCGCCCGGGCAGCGCCGGCAGCGCCGGAGCGCCCGCCGAACAGGCGACGGATGCCGCGACCGCCACGACGCCGACGTTCCGCGCGTTCGTACGACGTCGCCGCATCTGGATCGTCTTCGCCGCAGTGCTCGTGCTCGGCGCGGTCGTCGTGCTCGCAATCCAGGGCGGCGTGCGCCCTCCCGGAGTGGCGCTCGGCACCGACAACCCCGCCCCACTCGGAGCGATGGCGCTCGTCGAGGTGCTCCGCGACCACGGCGTCTCGGTCACCGAGTCTCGATCGCTGGACTCCGCCGTCGACGCCGCCGACCGGGGCGCCACCGTGGTGCTCTACGACGAGTTCGCCCTCCTCGACGAGTCGCGGCTCGATCGCCTCTCGCGCGCCGCGGAACGGCTCGTGGTCGTCGAGCCGGGCTTCTCGGCTCTCGAGGTGCTCGCCCCCGGCGTTCGCCTCGCGGGCGTCGCGAGCGGTCCGATCGACGACGTGGCGTGCGACCTACCCGCGGCCGAGCGCGCGCGCGGCCTGGGCGATGGCCAGCGCCTGCTCACGGTCGACGACGACGCTCGAGCGGCCGGCTGGCAGGGCTGCTTCCGAGACGAGGAGTTCGGGTTCGCCCTCGTGTCGGGCGAGGGCGACGACGGCGGGCAGGTCACGCTCGTCGCCGCGACGACGGTGTTCGCGAACGAGTCGATCGACGAAGCCGGCAATGCCGCGCTCGCGATCGGGCTCACCGGGGCATCCGACGAACTCGTCTGGTACCTGCCGGGGCCGGGCGACGCCGATGCAACCGAGGCGCCGACCATCGCCGAGCTCACTCCCGGCTGGGTGAGCCCCGTCATGGTGCTGCTCATCGCGGTCGTCATCGCCGCGGGCATCTCGCGCGGGCGCCGCTTCGGCCCGCTCGTCACCGAGAACCTGCCCGTGCATGTGCCGGCCGGCGAGACGAGCGAAGGCCGGGCGAGGCTGTACGCACGCAGCGCCGCCCGCGTCCGCGCCCTCGACCAGTTGCGCATCGGCGCCATCGGTCGCATCATCGAGGCGCTCAAGCTGCCGCGCTCGGCAGAGCTCGGCGCCGTGACGGATGCCGCGGCGCGGGCGACCGGCCGTGACGAGGCATCCGTGCGCCGACTGCTCGTCGACGCCGAGCCGGGCGATGATCGCGGCCTCGTGGAGCTCGCGGCCGAGCTCGACGTGCTCGAGCATGAGGTGCGCGACACGCTTCGGCCCCCCTCCGCAGGCCGGGCGGGCCACACAGACCCGGCAGACCCCGCAGACTCGACAGACCCCGCAGGAAGGCGACCATGA